The Glycine max cultivar Williams 82 chromosome 12, Glycine_max_v4.0, whole genome shotgun sequence genome window below encodes:
- the LOC100816268 gene encoding ras-related protein Rab11C, with protein sequence MAHRVDHEYDYLFKIVLIGDSGVGKSNILSRFTRNEFCLESKSTIGVEFATRTLQVEGKTVKAQIWDTAGQERYRAITSAYYRGAVGALLVYDITKRQTFDNVQRWLRELRDHADSNIVIMMAGNKSDLSHLRAVSEDDGQALAEREGLSFLETSALEATNIEKAFQTILTEIYHIVSKKALAAQEAAVGTILPGQGTTINVGDASGNTKRGCCSA encoded by the exons ATGGCGCATCGAGTAGACCACGAGTATGACTATCTGTTCAAGATCGTTTTGATCGGAGACTCAGGTGTAGGCAAATCCAACATCCTCTCCAGGTTCACTCGAAACGAGTTCTGTTTGGAGTCCAAATCCACTATCGGAGTTGAGTTCGCCACCAGAACTCTTCAG GTAGAGGGTAAAACTGTGAAAGCACAGATCTGGGACACAGCAGGTCAAGAGCGGTACCGTGCCATTACCAGTGCTTATTACAGAGGAGCTGTTGGTGCTCTACTTGTATATGACATAACCAAGAGGCAAACCTTTGACAATGTCCAAAGGTGGTTGCGTGAACTGAGGGACCATGCGGATTCTAATATAGTTATCATGATGGCTGGAAATAAATCTGATTTGAGCCATCTTAGAGCAGTTTCGGAGGATGATGGTCAAGCATTGGCAGAGAGGGAAGGTCTCTCGTTTCTTGAGACATCTGCACTGGAAGCAACCAACATTGAGAAGGCATTCCAAACCATTTTGACAGAGATTTATCATATTGTTAGCAAAAAGGCGCTCGCTGCTCAGGAAGCAGCTGTTGGTACCATACTTCCTGGTCAAGGTACCACCATCAATGTTGGGGATGCATCTGGGAATACAAAGAGAGGCTGCTGCTCCGCTTAA
- the LOC100777590 gene encoding metal tolerance protein B — translation MEHEKAPILVEERTMQEIEIPIASERLDVLPMKADSSCSSVCPFSGQENSVVASKESSKSAKKLSGLIVFYAIVMVVELIGGIKAHSLAVISDAAHLLSDIAGFSISLFAVWASGWEATPHQSFGYNRLEVLGALASVQLIWLISGFLIYEAIGRILVRNASVKGKLMLAIAALGFVLNFIMVAWIGHDHSHHHHHHHHGCESSGHDHNHHQCQTDHDHGKEEQSIITDEENVTLVSSIQTNTNVLNINLQGAYLHVMADMIQSVGVMVAGAIIWAKPEWFMVDLVCTLLFSVLSLSTTLPMLRNIYGILMERTPSEIDISKLENGLLNIKGVQDVHDLHVWAITVGKCVLSCHVVAEPGISSIDLLGTIKHYCEKKNQIQHVTIQIE, via the coding sequence ATGGAACACGAGAAAGCCCCTATCTTGGTTGAAGAAAGGACGATGCAGGAAATTGAGATTCCCATTGCCTCTGAAAGACTTGATGTTCTTCCTATGAAGGCAGACTCATCTTGCAGTTCTGTTTGTCCTTTTTCCGGACAAGAAAACAGTGTTGTGGCATCAAAGGAGTCTTCAAAGTCAGCAAAGAAACTCTCTGGACTCATTGTTTTCTATGCTATTGTTATGGTTGTGGAACTTATTGGTGGAATAAAAGCTCACAGCCTAGCAGTCATTAGTGATGCAGCACACTTGCTTTCTGATATTGCTGGATTCTCTATCTCTCTTTTTGCAGTGTGGGCTTCAGGTTGGGAGGCAACACCGCACCAATCTTTTGGATACAATCGTCTTGAGGTTTTGGGGGCTCTTGCGTCTGTGCAGTTAATTTGGTTGATATCTGGTTTTTTGATATACGAAGCAATTGGTAGAATTCTCGTCCGAAATGCCAGTGTGAAAGGAAAGCTCATGCTTGCAATTGCAGCACTTGGGTTTGTTCTTAACTTCATCATGGTTGCATGGATTGGTCATGATCATAGTCAtcaccaccatcatcatcatcatggttGTGAAAGCTCGGGTCATGATCAtaatcatcatcaatgccaGACAGATCATGATCATGGGAAGGAGGAACAATCTATTATAACTGATGAGGAGAATGTTACCCTGGTTTCAAGTATTCAGACAAACACTAATGTCTTGAACATAAATCTGCAGGGGGCATATTTGCATGTCATGGCTGATATGATTCAATCTGTTGGAGTGATGGTTGCTGGAGCCATAATATGGGCAAAACCTGAGTGGTTTATGGTTGACCTTGTGTGTACTCttctattttctgttttgtcTTTAAGTACTACTCTTCCCATGCTTAGGAATATTTATGGCATTCTGATGGAAAGGACACCAAGTGAGATCGATATTAGTAAGCTGGAAAATGGCCTCCTAAATATCAAGGGAGTGCAGGATGTTCATGACTTGCACGTTTGGGCTATAACTGTTGGAAAATGTGTACTGTCTTGCCACGTAGTGGCTGAGCCTGGCATAAGTTCCATTGATTTACTTGGCACGATTAAACATTACtgtgaaaaaaagaatcaaatacAACATGTAACCATACAAATTGAGTAG
- the LOC100780806 gene encoding tropinone reductase translates to MAEASIGSKSSRWSLQGMTALVTGGSKGIGYAIVEELAQLGATVHTCARNEAELNESLNEWNTKGYRVTGSVCDVASRAERQDLIARVSNEFNGKLNILVNNVGTNVPKHTLDVTEEDFSFLINTNLESAYHLSQLAHPLLKASEAANIIFISSIAGVLSIGIGSTYGATKGAMNQLTKNLACEWAKDNIRTNCVAPGPIKTPLGDKHFKNEKLLNAFISQTPLGRIGEAEEVSSLVAFLCLPAASYITGQTICVDGGLTVNGLYIN, encoded by the exons ATGGCTGAGGCAAGCATTGGCAGCAAAAGCAGCAGATGGTCTTTACAGGGAATGACAGCTCTCGTCACCGGTGGATCCAAAGGAATCGG ATATGCTATCGTGGAGGAGTTGGCACAGCTTGGAGCCACTGTGCACACTTGCGCTCGGAACGAAGCTGAACTCAATGAATCCTTAAATGAATGGAACACAAAAGGATACAGAGTAACTGGTTCCGTCTGTGACGTGGCGTCTCGTGCAGAAAGACAAGACCTCATAGCTAGAGTCTCCAATGAGTTTAATGGCAAACTCAATATCCTT GTAAACAACGTGGGAACAAACGTACCGAAACATACCCTTGATGTTACGGAGGAAGACTTCTCATTTCTGATAAATACAAATCTTGAATCTGCTTACCACCTAAGCCAGCTTGCACATCCTCTCCTGAAAGCTTCAGAGGCTGCAAACATCATTTTTATATCCTCCATTGCTGGTGTGCTATCAATAGGTATAGGATCCACTTATGGTGCAACAAAAG GAGCAATGAACCAACTGACTAAAAATTTGGCATGTGAGTGGGCCAAAGACAATATAAGGACTAATTGCGTTGCACCAGGGCCAATCAAAACCCCTCTCGGTGACAAG cattttaaaaatgaaaaacttctTAATGCTTTCATTTCGCAAACCCCCCTTGGACGGATTGGAGAAGCAGAGGAAGTGTCTTCATTGGTGGCATTCCTCTGCTTACCTGCAGCCTCTTACATAACAGGACAGACCATTTGTGTTGATGGTGGATTAACAGTGAATGGTCTCTATATAAATTAG